One stretch of Oryzias latipes chromosome 7, ASM223467v1 DNA includes these proteins:
- the LOC105354405 gene encoding ataxin-1-like produces MNPSPDRSKECLPPKKRESRQGSADHYVPLDEFKPPVPLRSRTNNGRGEGSREACDRERVLSNPNPHFLHSPTPLPPSAQGLPVPPQWPLNYSPSGSLPLFSGQMGERRNSRSPTWRDDPLPAPLHHHSRWLRGDTPLSLPPSPSSSPSPSFKTPYPASSREMWSYFNSGRRDYCSSLYSPSYLFNPPYLYSQDPNLVEVRPRYLNKRPNGLDGLGSRTASASRPLLTGEYCDNNNRSRLDVSPHSSHANGGRRQHEDLTARVLSGRQFLSDSQAQETPESHSSVLDRHQHEKGSMALLSTSPHPLGPDPRPGRGGLSDYMGTTQTKAQIYYSLGSVSHPNPQVQTYPLYSSSETPPYNLHKEPGPRQHNPRNSPHLHPGLPNSHERSQTDSDRDQEKEKVLKRDKEQSKDKEKQLHHDKDQDKDNERERQCNRGTESSPSRLHSPSLTLHRSPPALLPHFTKGSLIELASGRLKRVEELRTEDFLRSADTSSEFHLSTCTVLSISPSSAQGFSQLQLHLTDRNTQESLKVLVEYPFFVQDRGWSSCSPQRTTQLYGLPCRQLSEGDICLALTPTPNQTHWTQVRTSSRTHRPHLPSKATGESSSSHREEMPPPPPPPPLPHQAPAPTPVLQRALAAEPPARDQQCRRKRRWSAPDTLPLTGPDEKPLDLPRGSKLVKWQ; encoded by the exons ATGAATCCCAGCCCTGACCGCAGCAAAGAGTGTCTCCCTCCAAAGAAGAGGGAGTCTCGGCAAGGATCAGCGGACCACTATGTCCCCCTAGATGAGTTTAAACCCCCTGTGCCTCTCCGGAGTCGGACAAACAATGGGAGAGGTGAAGGAAGCAGAGAGGCCTGCGACAGAGAGAGAGTTCTCTCTAATCCAAATCCCCATTTTCTGCATAGTCCCACACCCCTGCCCCCATCAGCACAAGGCCTTCCTGTACCCCCACAATGGCCCCTTAACTACTCACCTTCTGGCTCCCTTCCCCTTTTTTCTGGGCAAATGGGTGAGAGGAGGAACTCGAGGTCTCCAACGTGGAGAGACGATCCACTTCCTGCACCTTTGCACCACCACTCCAGGTGGCTCAGAGGGGATACCCCCTTATCTTTGCCTCCTTCTCCATCGTCTTCTCCGTCCCCCTCCTTCAAGACTCCCTACCCTGCCAGCTCCAGGGAGATGTGGTCTTACTTTAACAGTGGTCGGCGGGACTACTGTTCCTCTCTTTATTCTCCTTCTTATTTGTTTAACCCTCCCTATCTGTACTCTCAAGATCCAAACTTAGTAGAAGTGAGACCCAGGTACTTAAACAAAAGGCCTAATGGCTTGGATGGGCTAGGTAGCAGGACTGCCTCAGCCTCCAGACCTCTGCTGACAGGAGAATACTGCGACAACAACAACAGATCCAGGCTTGATGTCAGTCCACACAGTTCCCATGCTAATGGCGGACGGAGGCAACATGAGGATTTGACAGCCCGTGTTCTTTCTGGAAGGCAATTCCTGTCAGACTCTCAAGCCCAGGAGACCCCCGAGTCTCATTCCTCTGTGCTAGACAGACATCAGCATGAGAAAGGGAGTATGGCGTTACTTTCCACCAGTCCCCATCCCCTCGGACCGGATCCCAGGCCTGGCAGAGGGGGGCTTTCAGACTATATGGGGACCACACAAACTAAAGCCCAAATTTACTACTCCTTGGGATCAGTGTCCCACCCCAATCCTCAGGTCCAGACCTACCCTCTCTACAGCTCTTCAGAAACTCCGCCATATAACCTGCACAAAGAGCCAGGCCCAAGACAGCACAATCCAAGGAACTCTCCTCACTTACACCCGGGTCTGCCCAACAGCCATGAGAGGTCACAAACGGACAGTGACCGAGaccaagagaaagaaaaagtcttaaaaaggGACAAAgaacaaagcaaagacaaagagAAGCAACTACATCACGACAAAGACCAAGACAAAGACAATGAGCGTGAGAGACAATGCAACAGGGGAACCGAATCATCTCCTTCCCGTCTTCACAGCCCATCCCTGACCCTTCACAGATCTCCCCCTGCACTCCTACCTCACTTCACCAAAGGATCTCTGATTGAGCTGGCCAGTGGGAGGCTGAAGCGGGTGGAGGAGCTGCGGACCGAGGACTTCTTGAGAAGCGCAGACACATCCTCAGAATTCCACCTCAGTACATGCACTGTGCTTTCGATATCGCCCAGCAGTGCACAGGGCTTCAGCCAGCTGCAGTTGCACCTCACAGATCGTAATACTCAG GAGTCACTGAAGGTCTTGGTGGAATACCCGTTCTTTGTGCAAGACAGGGGCTGGTCTTCTTGCTCTCCCCAGAGAACCACACAGCTTTATGGCCTGCCTTGCCGCCAGCTCTCAGAGGGTGACATATGCTTGGCCCTCACCCCCACACCCAACCAAACTCACTGGACACAGGTGCGCACCAGCTCAAGAACGCATCGCCCCCATCTCCCATCCAAAGCTACCGGGGAATCTAGCAGCTCTCACAGGGAGGAGATGccacccccacctcctcctccccctcttccTCACCAAGCACCTGCTCCCACCCCGGTCCTTCAGCGCGCTCTGGCTGCAGAGCCTCCGGCCAGGGATCAGCAGTGTCGCCGGAAACGGCGTTGGTCGGCACCGGACACCCTTCCTTTAACCGGACCTGATGAAAAACCTTTGGATTTACCTCGAGGCTCTAAGCTAGTGAAGTGGCAGTAG